Proteins encoded in a region of the Photobacterium profundum SS9 genome:
- a CDS encoding OmpA family protein, whose protein sequence is MAKTMDFSVVSNQTLTKNKVSNKWVRTAVFAVMTSVVATGCTTVNPYSREEQTAKSTSGALIGAISGAVIGVASSSKSDRGKGALIGAASGAALGGGIGYYMDVQETKLRQQLESTGISVTRDGDNIVLNMPNEITFGFDQSDLSSRAVAALKNVALVAKEYDKTLINVYGFTDSTGSASYNQRLSQVRASEVSSNLMRGGVAANRVITKGMGEANPIASNKTEQGRAENRRVEIVLSPTS, encoded by the coding sequence ATGGCGAAGACAATGGATTTTTCAGTGGTATCCAATCAAACATTAACAAAGAATAAAGTATCCAATAAGTGGGTACGTACGGCGGTATTTGCAGTGATGACATCTGTTGTTGCTACCGGCTGTACAACGGTAAATCCATACTCGCGTGAAGAGCAAACTGCGAAATCAACCAGTGGGGCACTTATCGGTGCTATTTCTGGTGCTGTTATTGGTGTGGCTTCTTCAAGTAAAAGTGACCGTGGTAAAGGTGCATTAATTGGCGCTGCATCAGGTGCTGCACTTGGTGGTGGTATCGGTTATTACATGGACGTGCAAGAAACCAAATTACGTCAGCAATTAGAATCTACGGGTATTAGCGTTACCCGTGATGGCGATAATATTGTATTAAATATGCCGAACGAAATTACATTTGGCTTTGATCAGTCTGATCTAAGTTCACGCGCTGTTGCCGCGTTAAAGAATGTTGCTCTTGTCGCGAAAGAGTACGACAAGACGCTTATTAATGTTTACGGCTTCACTGATAGCACTGGCTCTGCATCGTATAACCAACGTTTATCGCAGGTTCGCGCAAGTGAAGTGAGTAGTAACTTAATGCGTGGTGGTGTTGCGGCTAATCGTGTTATTACCAAAGGTATGGGTGAAGCAAACCCAATTGCCTCAAATAAAACTGAGCAAGGCCGTGCTGAAAATCGCCGTGTAGAAATTGTGTTAAGCCCAACGTCTTAA
- a CDS encoding TrkH family potassium uptake protein, giving the protein MQFRSIIRIVGLLLALFSVTMLAPALVAFIYRDGAGFPFVVTFFLLFTGGASLWLPNRHHRRELKARDGFLIVVLFWTVIGSAGALPFILSKTPDLSITDSFFESFSALTTTGATVIVGLDDLPKAVLFYRQLLQWFGGMGIIVLAVAILPVLGIGGMQLYRAEIPGPVKDSKMTPRIAETAKALWYIYLALTISCAAAFWLAGMSVFDAIAHSFSTVAIGGFSTHDASMGYFNSPTINMITVVFLLISACNFSLHFAAFANGGIHLRTYWRDPEFRAFFGAQFILFAICFAMLLQHHSYDSYNDAFDQALFQTVSISTTAGFTTTGFSDWPLFLPVLLLFSSFVGGCAGSTGGGMKVIRMLLLFLQGVRELKRLIHPRAIYTIKVGNKALPQRVVDAVWGFFSAYALVFVVCMLALIATGIDELTAFSAVAATLNNLGPGLGEVAVHFGDINSSAKWVLIISMLFGRLEVFTLLVLFTPTFWRN; this is encoded by the coding sequence ATGCAATTTCGATCTATAATTAGAATCGTCGGGCTACTGCTCGCGTTATTCAGTGTCACTATGCTTGCTCCTGCTCTGGTAGCGTTTATTTATCGAGATGGTGCAGGCTTCCCATTTGTTGTTACCTTCTTTCTGCTATTTACTGGTGGTGCTTCTTTATGGCTACCGAATAGACATCATCGACGTGAATTGAAAGCACGTGATGGTTTTCTAATTGTGGTGCTGTTCTGGACCGTAATCGGTAGTGCAGGTGCTTTGCCCTTTATATTATCTAAAACGCCAGATCTCTCCATAACTGATTCTTTCTTTGAATCCTTCTCTGCTCTGACGACAACGGGCGCAACCGTGATTGTTGGGTTAGATGATTTACCTAAAGCCGTCCTTTTTTATCGGCAGCTTTTACAATGGTTCGGCGGGATGGGGATCATCGTATTAGCAGTGGCTATTTTACCCGTTTTGGGTATCGGTGGTATGCAGCTTTATCGGGCGGAAATTCCAGGTCCAGTTAAAGATAGCAAGATGACCCCGCGTATTGCTGAAACAGCAAAAGCCCTTTGGTATATCTACCTCGCCTTAACAATCAGTTGTGCTGCCGCATTTTGGCTGGCTGGGATGAGTGTTTTTGATGCCATCGCTCATAGCTTTTCGACGGTAGCGATTGGTGGTTTCTCTACTCATGATGCCAGTATGGGCTACTTCAATAGCCCGACCATCAATATGATCACTGTGGTTTTCTTGCTTATCTCTGCGTGTAATTTTTCTCTGCACTTTGCGGCCTTCGCAAATGGTGGTATCCATTTACGAACTTATTGGCGAGATCCTGAGTTTAGAGCTTTCTTCGGAGCTCAATTTATATTGTTTGCGATTTGCTTTGCGATGTTATTACAGCATCACTCTTATGATTCTTATAACGATGCTTTTGATCAGGCGTTATTTCAAACAGTATCGATATCAACAACTGCGGGCTTTACCACGACTGGATTTTCAGATTGGCCCTTGTTTTTGCCTGTTTTGTTATTGTTTTCTTCTTTTGTTGGTGGCTGTGCTGGTTCAACCGGCGGTGGAATGAAAGTAATTCGTATGTTGTTACTTTTCTTGCAAGGTGTACGTGAACTTAAGCGTCTTATTCACCCCCGTGCTATTTATACAATTAAAGTGGGCAATAAAGCGTTACCTCAACGAGTGGTTGATGCTGTGTGGGGGTTCTTTTCTGCTTATGCATTAGTCTTTGTTGTCTGCATGTTGGCTTTGATTGCTACCGGAATAGATGAGCTAACGGCATTTTCAGCAGTAGCTGCAACATTGAATAACCTTGGACCTGGCTTAGGCGAGGTTGCGGTACATTTTGGTGATATTAATTCATCGGCTAAGTGGGTGTTAATTATTTCTATGCTATTTGGTCGCTTAGAAGTATTTACCCTGCTGGTTTTATTTACGCCAACCTTCTGGCGAAACTAA
- the hemG gene encoding menaquinone-dependent protoporphyrinogen IX dehydrogenase, with the protein MKKVLFLHSSNDGQTIKIFKHIEKQLGSEYQCKVIDLHQSPNIDFSLYDRILIGAAVRYGHLNKKLYQFIGQNRKQLDESKVGFFCVNLTARKEGKNTPETSAYMKKFLLKSPWVPKLQAVFAGALRYPRYNLLDRTMIKLIMKLTGGETDTSKEVEYTNWEKVSEFSVEFKQF; encoded by the coding sequence GTGAAAAAGGTTCTATTTCTTCATTCCAGTAACGATGGTCAAACGATTAAAATTTTCAAACACATTGAAAAACAGCTTGGTAGTGAGTATCAATGTAAGGTTATTGATCTTCATCAGTCTCCCAATATCGACTTCTCTCTTTATGATCGTATATTGATTGGGGCGGCTGTTCGCTATGGCCATTTAAATAAAAAGTTATACCAATTCATTGGTCAAAATAGAAAACAGCTTGATGAATCGAAAGTAGGATTTTTCTGTGTGAACCTTACAGCACGTAAAGAAGGGAAGAATACACCTGAAACCAGTGCGTATATGAAGAAGTTTCTTTTAAAGTCACCATGGGTACCTAAATTACAGGCTGTTTTTGCTGGAGCGCTGCGCTATCCACGTTATAACTTGTTAGATCGCACTATGATAAAGCTAATAATGAAGCTTACGGGGGGAGAAACAGATACGTCAAAAGAAGTGGAATATACCAATTGGGAAAAAGTGTCTGAGTTTTCGGTTGAGTTTAAACAGTTCTAA
- a CDS encoding IS630 family transposase (programmed frameshift): protein MDSLNNIDFKSLASKQTSIQMKMRFLALAHFQDGHSRTQIAKYLKVSRTSVNKWIQVFLEEGLDGLKEKPRTGRPSFLSHQERQLLAKYIEENAAKPDGGRLTGHDIHNYITQTFGKAYHPDYIYILLKKMGFSWITSRSKHPKQCDKIQDDFKKIFKMKTILKIPGHIGLESVDVWFQDEARFGQQNTTTRVWAKTGTRPRVIKQQQFEYAYLFGSVCPSRGIGEAIVVPWSNKDAMKLHLQQVSSATEKGRHAVVIMDGAGWHTEDTAHSFHNISIIKLPPYSPELNSIEQVWSWMRQHHLANQAFKDYDEILDKVCSAWNSFLSDTKRVTRMCARSWISLTS, encoded by the exons ATGGATAGCCTTAATAATATCGACTTTAAATCCCTTGCCAGCAAACAAACATCTATCCAGATGAAAATGCGCTTTTTAGCACTGGCTCACTTCCAAGATGGCCATTCACGCACTCAAATTGCTAAGTACCTAAAGGTAAGCCGTACCAGTGTAAACAAATGGATTCAGGTTTTTCTTGAAGAGGGACTCGACGGACTAAAGGAAAAACCTCGTACCGGACGCCCTTCTTTTCTCTCTCATCAAGAAAGGCAACTGCTCGCCAAGTACATTGAAGAAAACGCGGCTAAACCTGATGGTGGCAGACTCACAGGTCATGATATTCATAACTACATCACGCAGACATTTGGCAAAGCATACCACCCAGACTACATTTATATATTGCTCAAAAAAATGGGTTTTTCATGGATAACCTCCCGCTCAAAGCACCCTAAGCAGTGCGATAAAATCCAAGACGATTTTAAAAAAAT ATTTAAAATGAAAACTATCCTCAAGATCCCAGGTCACATAGGGCTTGAGAGTGTTGATGTTTGGTTTCAAGATGAAGCACGATTCGGCCAACAGAACACCACAACAAGGGTTTGGGCAAAGACAGGAACGCGTCCGCGCGTCATCAAACAGCAGCAGTTTGAATATGCGTATCTCTTTGGTTCTGTTTGTCCTAGCCGAGGCATTGGAGAAGCCATCGTTGTTCCTTGGAGCAATAAAGATGCGATGAAACTGCATCTTCAGCAAGTATCAAGTGCGACAGAAAAAGGCAGGCATGCCGTTGTGATAATGGATGGTGCAGGATGGCATACCGAAGATACGGCACATAGTTTTCATAATATCAGTATCATAAAGCTTCCTCCCTATTCACCAGAGCTCAATTCAATAGAACAAGTTTGGAGTTGGATGAGGCAACACCATTTAGCGAACCAAGCTTTTAAAGATTATGATGAGATTCTTGATAAGGTGTGCAGTGCTTGGAATAGCTTTCTTAGTGACACGAAAAGAGTAACGAGGATGTGCGCAAGAAGCTGGATTAGCCTGACCAGTTAA
- the fadA gene encoding acetyl-CoA C-acyltransferase FadA: MNNVVIVDCIRTPMGRSKAGAFRNVRAEDLSAHLMKGLISRNPQLDPNSIEDIYWGCVQQTLEQGFNVARNASLLAGIPHTVAATTVNRLCGSSMQALHDATRAIMVGDAETCIIGGVEHMGHVPMNHGVDFHPGMSKSVAKAAGMMGLTAEMLGRMHGISRQMQDEFAARSHQRAHAATIEGRFKNEILPIEGHDENGILKLYDYDEVIRPETTVEGLSNLRPAFDPVNGTVTAGSSSALSDGASAMLVMSEHRAKELGLTIRARVKSMAVAGCDPSIMGYGPVPATQKALKRAGLSIDDIGMVELNEAFAAQSLPCAKDLGLLDKIDEKVNLNGGAIALGHPLGCSGSRISTTLINQMEHHDVQFGLATMCIGLGQGIATVFERV, encoded by the coding sequence ATGAATAACGTAGTAATTGTTGACTGTATCCGTACCCCAATGGGACGTTCTAAAGCGGGTGCATTTCGAAATGTGCGTGCTGAAGATTTATCTGCACACCTAATGAAAGGCTTAATAAGTCGTAACCCGCAGCTAGATCCCAATTCAATTGAAGATATTTACTGGGGCTGTGTTCAGCAAACATTAGAGCAAGGCTTTAACGTTGCACGTAATGCATCACTGCTCGCCGGAATTCCACACACCGTGGCCGCTACAACGGTTAACCGTTTATGTGGTTCATCAATGCAAGCACTGCATGATGCAACACGCGCCATAATGGTTGGTGACGCTGAAACCTGCATCATCGGTGGTGTAGAACACATGGGCCACGTGCCGATGAACCACGGTGTTGATTTCCACCCTGGCATGTCAAAGTCTGTTGCAAAAGCAGCAGGAATGATGGGACTAACAGCTGAAATGCTAGGCCGTATGCATGGTATTAGCCGTCAGATGCAAGATGAGTTTGCCGCACGCTCGCATCAGCGCGCACATGCTGCAACCATTGAAGGTCGCTTTAAAAACGAGATATTGCCGATCGAAGGCCATGATGAAAACGGCATCCTCAAGCTTTACGACTATGATGAAGTGATTCGTCCAGAAACCACAGTTGAAGGTCTATCAAACCTACGTCCAGCCTTTGATCCGGTGAACGGTACTGTTACCGCTGGCTCCTCATCAGCACTATCAGATGGTGCTTCTGCAATGTTAGTGATGAGTGAGCACCGCGCCAAAGAATTAGGGCTAACCATTCGTGCACGCGTTAAATCAATGGCTGTGGCTGGCTGCGATCCTTCTATTATGGGATACGGACCCGTTCCTGCTACTCAAAAAGCCCTAAAACGAGCAGGTCTCAGTATTGATGATATTGGCATGGTTGAGCTTAATGAAGCCTTTGCGGCACAGTCGCTTCCTTGTGCTAAAGATCTAGGCTTACTCGATAAAATTGACGAGAAGGTGAACCTAAATGGTGGCGCAATTGCGCTTGGTCACCCTCTTGGTTGTTCAGGCTCACGTATTTCAACAACCTTGATCAACCAAATGGAACATCATGATGTTCAATTTGGTTTAGCAACAATGTGTATTGGTTTAGGTCAAGGTATCGCGACGGTATTTGAACGCGTGTAA
- a CDS encoding LysR family transcriptional regulator: MELEEVYRRDLNLLVALKVLLDECSVSRAAIRLNLSQSAMSRVLGRLRDLLADPLFTRQGQHLIPTQRALEINESLDDPLEALRILLTPSDFRPELCDQRFVIATTDYAMQTILPFALPRIYEEAPNISLKFEPLQHDHLLTQLTTDGCDMAICRPTSIDTSLCRDHLGLVSVFCLLSRNHPMADKDLTLDDYLSFPHAMIAISDGVKALIDEALRGYPERKMALRASHLEAALAIVDKMPLIITVPADLAYLVADKYDVVVKSLPFEFEPFDYSLLWHPRCEHSASQVWLRNLIKEECGRLIGQRIRDMGLA, translated from the coding sequence ATGGAATTAGAAGAAGTCTACCGCCGTGATTTAAATTTATTGGTGGCATTGAAGGTATTACTTGATGAATGCAGCGTCAGCCGGGCGGCTATACGGTTGAACTTGAGTCAATCGGCGATGAGTCGGGTTTTAGGTCGCCTACGTGATTTATTGGCTGATCCGCTATTTACTCGGCAAGGGCAGCATTTGATTCCGACACAACGTGCATTAGAAATAAATGAATCATTAGATGATCCCTTGGAAGCACTGCGTATTTTACTTACACCAAGTGACTTTCGACCAGAGTTGTGCGATCAACGGTTTGTTATCGCGACCACCGATTATGCGATGCAAACCATTTTGCCTTTTGCCTTACCGCGTATTTATGAAGAAGCCCCCAATATTTCATTAAAATTTGAGCCGTTGCAGCATGATCATTTACTTACTCAGCTCACAACAGACGGGTGCGATATGGCAATATGTCGCCCAACCAGTATCGATACTTCATTATGTCGAGATCATCTTGGCTTAGTGAGTGTTTTTTGCTTGCTTTCAAGAAACCACCCAATGGCTGATAAAGATCTTACCCTTGATGATTATCTGTCGTTTCCTCATGCAATGATTGCGATAAGCGATGGGGTGAAAGCGTTAATTGATGAAGCATTACGTGGCTACCCCGAGCGGAAAATGGCCTTACGTGCATCGCATTTAGAAGCCGCCCTAGCGATAGTGGATAAGATGCCACTGATCATTACGGTGCCTGCTGATTTAGCGTATTTAGTTGCAGATAAATATGATGTCGTCGTGAAGTCATTACCCTTTGAATTTGAGCCGTTTGATTATTCACTTTTATGGCATCCACGTTGTGAACATTCGGCCTCTCAGGTGTGGTTGCGGAATCTAATAAAGGAAGAATGCGGCCGCCTTATTGGTCAGCGCATTCGCGATATGGGACTAGCATGA
- a CDS encoding MDR family oxidoreductase gives MFKALVLDQEEKKTIAGIRQVDESELPEGDVLIDVDYSSLNYKDGLAITGKGRIVRQFPMVPGIDLTGRVLESSDDRYQVGDAVVLTGWGVGEGHWGGMAEKARLNADWLVPLPENLDGKQAMMIGTAGLTSMLCVQALIDAGVTPESGEVVVTGASGGVGSVAVTLLAQLGYQVAAVTGRSEVNGPLLKKLGASRIIERSEFEEPARPLEKQLWAGAVDTVGSKVLTKVLAQMDYNGAVAACGLAGGFDLPTTVMPFILRNVRLQGVDSVSCPFEKRQQAWKKLTELLPASYYQQACREVSLEEVAECAEDITNGQITGRVVIKL, from the coding sequence ATGTTTAAGGCACTTGTTCTTGATCAAGAAGAGAAAAAAACTATTGCAGGCATTCGTCAAGTTGATGAATCTGAGCTGCCTGAAGGTGATGTATTAATCGATGTAGATTACTCTTCATTAAACTACAAAGATGGTCTAGCGATTACGGGCAAAGGTCGAATTGTTCGTCAATTCCCAATGGTTCCAGGTATCGATTTAACAGGTCGAGTACTCGAATCAAGCGATGATCGCTACCAAGTTGGTGACGCTGTTGTGCTAACAGGCTGGGGAGTTGGTGAAGGACATTGGGGCGGCATGGCAGAAAAAGCACGCCTTAACGCTGATTGGCTAGTACCACTACCTGAAAATCTTGATGGTAAACAAGCAATGATGATTGGTACTGCTGGTCTAACATCAATGCTATGTGTGCAGGCACTTATTGATGCAGGCGTAACACCTGAGTCGGGTGAAGTTGTCGTCACAGGTGCAAGTGGTGGTGTGGGCTCTGTTGCTGTAACTCTACTCGCTCAACTTGGCTATCAAGTAGCAGCAGTTACTGGACGAAGCGAAGTAAATGGACCATTGCTAAAAAAGCTTGGTGCAAGCCGCATAATTGAACGCAGCGAGTTTGAAGAACCAGCACGCCCGCTAGAAAAGCAATTATGGGCAGGTGCTGTGGATACTGTAGGCAGCAAAGTGCTCACTAAAGTACTGGCACAAATGGACTATAACGGAGCTGTTGCTGCGTGCGGCCTAGCCGGTGGTTTTGACCTGCCTACAACTGTTATGCCATTCATTCTACGAAATGTAAGACTACAAGGTGTTGACTCTGTATCTTGCCCATTCGAAAAACGCCAACAAGCATGGAAGAAGCTGACTGAACTATTGCCAGCAAGCTACTATCAACAAGCTTGTCGCGAAGTAAGTTTAGAAGAAGTAGCCGAGTGCGCAGAAGACATCACCAACGGTCAGATAACGGGTCGTGTAGTTATTAAACTGTAA
- the tusA gene encoding sulfurtransferase TusA yields the protein MTALFENPTHNLEAQGLRCPEPVMMVRKTVRKMEEGETLLILADDPSTTRDIPSFCRFMDHTLVAADTETLPYRFLIRKGSN from the coding sequence ATGACAGCATTATTTGAAAACCCCACACATAACTTGGAAGCACAAGGATTGCGCTGTCCAGAACCTGTAATGATGGTACGTAAAACAGTTAGGAAAATGGAAGAAGGCGAGACATTACTGATACTTGCAGATGATCCATCGACAACAAGAGACATCCCTAGCTTTTGTCGCTTTATGGATCACACACTTGTTGCCGCTGATACAGAAACTCTGCCATACCGTTTTCTAATCCGTAAAGGTTCAAATTAA
- a CDS encoding TMEM165/GDT1 family protein, with translation MSVLAVSITTVALAEIGDKTQLLSLLLASRYRKPVPIILAIFLATIANHALAAWLGVVVADYLTPDVLKWVLVVSFVVMAGWILIPDKLDDDENISNRGPFVASFIAFFIAEIGDKTQVATTMLGAKYSDALLLVVLGTTIGMLLANVPVVLIGKLSADKMPLALIRKVTATLFTGLALAAAFGL, from the coding sequence GTGAGCGTATTAGCTGTATCCATTACTACTGTTGCCTTAGCTGAAATTGGCGATAAAACCCAACTACTATCTCTACTGTTAGCGAGTCGCTATCGTAAACCTGTACCCATTATTCTGGCTATTTTCCTTGCGACGATTGCTAATCACGCACTGGCTGCTTGGCTTGGTGTCGTCGTTGCTGACTATCTAACGCCTGATGTATTGAAGTGGGTACTTGTCGTGAGTTTTGTGGTGATGGCGGGTTGGATCCTCATTCCCGATAAACTGGATGATGATGAAAACATTTCTAATCGTGGTCCGTTTGTCGCCAGTTTTATTGCTTTTTTTATTGCGGAGATCGGGGACAAAACCCAAGTCGCGACAACCATGTTAGGGGCTAAATACAGTGATGCGTTATTACTTGTCGTACTAGGAACAACGATAGGCATGTTATTAGCGAATGTACCGGTGGTGTTGATTGGTAAATTATCAGCAGATAAAATGCCGCTAGCGTTGATCCGTAAAGTGACAGCAACCTTGTTTACTGGTCTTGCTTTGGCTGCTGCATTTGGTTTGTAA
- a CDS encoding YigZ family protein, with amino-acid sequence MAVFEPYLVPAADAGFEEEIKKSRFITYLAHTASIEAAKAFVQQIKTKHSDARHNCWAFVAGRPSDSMMWGFSDDGEPSGTAGKPILAQLTGCGVGEITAVVTRYSGGIKLGTGGLVKAYGGGVQQALTVLQTKEKIITSELSLSCEYNQVSLVETLLTEYSGIQLHAEYGHQVDMILELDNRDVEAFSAKLKNRSGGRIIPTSDLDK; translated from the coding sequence ATGGCAGTATTTGAACCCTATTTAGTACCAGCAGCAGATGCTGGTTTTGAAGAAGAGATTAAAAAGAGTCGTTTCATTACGTATTTAGCACATACAGCTAGTATTGAAGCTGCAAAGGCATTTGTTCAACAGATAAAAACTAAACATAGCGATGCACGGCATAATTGCTGGGCTTTTGTTGCTGGTCGCCCTTCTGATTCAATGATGTGGGGCTTTAGTGATGACGGTGAACCGTCAGGAACGGCTGGAAAACCAATACTGGCTCAATTAACAGGTTGTGGTGTGGGTGAAATAACCGCAGTTGTAACTCGCTACTCAGGCGGTATTAAGCTTGGTACTGGCGGGTTAGTAAAAGCATACGGTGGTGGCGTTCAACAAGCCTTAACTGTGCTGCAAACCAAAGAAAAGATAATAACCTCAGAACTCAGCTTGAGCTGTGAGTATAATCAAGTGTCATTGGTCGAAACGTTGCTGACTGAATATTCGGGAATACAACTTCATGCCGAGTATGGACATCAAGTTGACATGATATTGGAACTTGATAATCGTGACGTTGAAGCATTCAGTGCCAAGCTTAAGAATCGTAGTGGTGGGCGCATTATCCCAACTTCAGATTTAGACAAATAA
- the fadB gene encoding fatty acid oxidation complex subunit alpha FadB, which yields MIYQGETLSVRYLDDGIAELNLNAPGAVNKFDLKTLECLNEALNALYQQSDLKGLLITSDKDAFIVGADITEFLGLFAKPAEELSQWLTRANDIFNKLEDLPVPTLSAINGHALGGGCECVLATDFRLADITARIGLPETRLGIMPGFGGTVRLPRLLGADSAMEIITAGKDKKAQDALKLGLVDAVVAPTALKDAALSMIKDAIAGKLDWQKRRAQKKAPLTLNKIEATMSFTMAKAMVAQVAGKHYPAPMTAVIAIEAAARMSRDEALVVENKHFITLAKTDVAQSLVGIFLNDQYIKGKAKKAAKEGQPTKKGVVLGAGIMGGGIAYQSALKGVPVLMKDIAVPSLDLGMAEAAKLLNKQLERGRIDGVKMAKVLSGITPSLHYAGAEDADIVVEAVVENPKIKAAVLAEVESNVSDTTVIASNTSTIPINLLAQSLKRPENFCGMHFFNPVHRMPLVEIIRGEHTSEETISRVVAYAAKMGKSPIVVNDCPGFFVNRVLFPYFAGFSLLLRDGADFTQVDKVMEKQFGWPMGPAYLLDVVGIDTAHHAQAVMAEGFPDRMGKNYKDAVDVMFEQQRFGQKNGNGFFAYSVDRRGKPKKNVDPAVAELLAPVLGAATDFTSDEIIARMMIPMINEVVRCLEECIIATPAEADMALVYGLGFPPFRGGVFRYIDTLGLAEYVAMADKFAHLGAVYEVPTGLREKAAKGESYYTQQVNA from the coding sequence ATGATTTACCAAGGCGAAACCCTATCCGTTCGTTATCTGGATGATGGCATTGCGGAACTCAATCTCAACGCTCCAGGTGCTGTAAATAAATTCGATCTAAAAACTCTAGAGTGTCTTAATGAAGCATTAAACGCTCTTTATCAACAATCCGATTTAAAAGGCTTATTAATTACATCTGATAAAGATGCCTTTATTGTCGGTGCAGATATCACAGAGTTTCTCGGTTTATTTGCTAAACCAGCAGAAGAGTTATCGCAATGGCTAACCCGTGCCAACGATATTTTCAATAAGCTGGAAGATCTGCCTGTGCCAACATTGTCGGCAATTAATGGGCATGCACTGGGTGGTGGTTGTGAGTGTGTTCTCGCAACAGACTTTCGTTTAGCTGATATCACTGCGCGTATTGGCTTACCAGAAACTCGCCTTGGAATTATGCCAGGATTTGGAGGAACGGTTCGTTTACCTCGCCTTTTAGGTGCAGACTCTGCTATGGAGATCATCACTGCAGGTAAAGACAAAAAAGCCCAAGATGCACTAAAGCTTGGACTTGTGGATGCCGTCGTAGCACCAACTGCTTTAAAAGATGCCGCGTTATCCATGATAAAAGACGCAATTGCAGGAAAACTCGACTGGCAAAAGCGTCGTGCACAAAAGAAAGCGCCATTAACACTCAATAAAATTGAAGCGACAATGAGCTTTACGATGGCAAAAGCAATGGTGGCTCAAGTGGCGGGAAAACATTACCCAGCCCCAATGACCGCCGTTATTGCAATAGAAGCCGCTGCGCGTATGTCTCGTGATGAAGCTCTGGTCGTTGAAAATAAGCACTTCATCACGTTAGCCAAAACAGATGTCGCCCAATCGTTAGTTGGTATTTTCCTTAATGATCAGTACATCAAAGGCAAAGCTAAAAAAGCAGCGAAAGAAGGCCAGCCAACCAAGAAAGGGGTTGTATTAGGTGCCGGTATTATGGGTGGTGGTATTGCCTACCAGTCAGCCTTAAAAGGTGTACCTGTATTAATGAAAGACATCGCTGTACCGTCGCTTGATCTAGGCATGGCGGAAGCAGCAAAATTACTGAACAAGCAACTTGAACGCGGTCGAATTGATGGCGTTAAGATGGCTAAAGTATTATCAGGGATTACCCCTAGCCTACATTACGCAGGTGCGGAAGACGCCGATATTGTGGTAGAAGCGGTTGTTGAAAATCCAAAAATTAAAGCCGCGGTTTTAGCTGAAGTTGAAAGCAATGTATCTGATACAACGGTTATCGCTTCTAACACCTCAACGATCCCTATTAATTTATTGGCACAATCCCTAAAGCGTCCTGAAAATTTCTGTGGCATGCACTTCTTTAACCCCGTTCATCGTATGCCGCTCGTCGAAATTATCCGTGGTGAACACACTTCAGAAGAAACAATTTCACGCGTTGTCGCTTACGCAGCCAAAATGGGTAAATCGCCGATTGTTGTCAATGACTGCCCAGGGTTCTTTGTAAACCGTGTGCTATTCCCATACTTTGCCGGCTTTAGCTTATTGTTACGCGACGGTGCTGACTTTACCCAAGTCGATAAAGTGATGGAGAAACAATTCGGCTGGCCAATGGGCCCCGCTTACTTGCTCGACGTGGTTGGTATTGATACCGCCCACCATGCGCAAGCAGTAATGGCTGAAGGCTTCCCAGATCGTATGGGTAAAAATTACAAAGATGCTGTTGATGTAATGTTTGAACAACAACGCTTTGGTCAGAAAAATGGGAACGGCTTCTTTGCCTACTCGGTAGATCGCCGAGGTAAGCCGAAAAAGAATGTTGATCCAGCAGTAGCTGAATTACTTGCCCCTGTTTTAGGTGCTGCGACAGACTTTACGAGCGATGAAATTATTGCGCGTATGATGATTCCAATGATCAATGAAGTTGTTCGTTGTTTAGAAGAATGCATTATAGCCACACCAGCAGAAGCTGATATGGCACTGGTTTATGGCTTAGGCTTCCCTCCCTTCCGCGGTGGTGTATTCCGCTATATCGACACACTAGGCTTAGCGGAATATGTCGCAATGGCAGATAAGTTTGCTCACCTTGGTGCCGTTTATGAAGTACCTACTGGCTTGCGAGAAAAAGCCGCGAAAGGTGAAAGTTACTACACACAGCAAGTAAACGCTTAA